Below is a genomic region from Drosophila kikkawai strain 14028-0561.14 chromosome X, DkikHiC1v2, whole genome shotgun sequence.
ATAAACccagtaaataaacattaaaaacaaagttataaacaaCAAAGTACTTGGTTTAAATTGGCTATAAACAAAGCCACAGCTTGGTTAAATTTCAGTTTAAAGGAAAAGGTATAAGAAAAGGctgaatttttctttaaaaactagTTTTTTGAATTGggaaacattaattttaatatgattaatatattatttaataaagagaaacattataaagaaatataaatataaatctcaattaagtaaataaaataaatgaattaaattcaattataatataataattaaaaataaataaataaatttataacaaaaaccaatataataataaaataagtaaaaatttattataataaaaattaaataaaataatatattacaatataatatttaaaaattaataaattaaattaataaaaataaataaacaaaataataaaaataaattataaaaaagtgtataatataataatataaaatgaaaaaaaaaaatttattataaaaataaaatattataaactataatatgtttgtataaatatatataaattaatacataaaatatataaataaatattatctaatatttcatatatttatttatatttaaaatttaattttatttaaaattataagattttccctttaaaattatttatttacttgccgttttataaacaaaataatactaCAATTTCCACCACATTTATTTCTGCTGTATGCTGAGTAAGTGTAAGTGTATGTGTATGCATGtatgtgcttgtgtgtgtgtgtatttgtaaGGACTCTGGGCTCGCAGGACATGACAGTCAAGCCGTTAAGCGGCTTTTGGGCGCAAACCCACAAacaagcgaaacaaaaatccGGCGGcaatcaaaaaacaaaaaaaaaaaaagaaaaacgagcgtaaatttaaattattgaacGGAAAACTCCCCCAGCTCCATCTCTCTCTTCCCCCCACTGCATTTTCCAGAGGGAAAGGCAGCCTGACCAAACACTTTGACTAATTTCCATTGGCTGCACTTTTCATCTAACGCTGCCGTTGATTTCCTTGGTGTATATTTGTTCGCTGAAAAGTTTTCCAACAAGCGGAAAATGCAAAGGAACACACGTCCCCCCCCCCCAACCTCCCTTTGGGAAAATCGGGGAGGTGTTTGTGGGCTGCGTTGTCTGCGTCTGTTTGTTGACAATGAATTTAGATAAACTTGCGAAATTCGAAACGCAAacagcatttgcatttgcataaatttataGCACCACAGCACCAGCGCGCCTCCCTCCCCAGCTATTTCCCCAGTgagattttgtttttgcactacatacacacatatatatatgtatatgtatagtaTATACCCCTTTCGTTCGCACTTAATGCCAAAGTAAACGCAATGGCGGCAGAAAGTTGTGCAACAACTTTTACGACCAGAGACCGCCCCCCCGAAAAGTCTTTCCGCGAAATTCTTGTCTCAACTGGGTATGTATGTGCATAATCGAAATAAATATCGATAGCTTAATATATCGAATGTAATCGTTTTTATAGGGGTTTGccgaaataatttaaatttatttttatttatttatttatctaaagcTAACAAATAGTATTAAACTAAGAGCTAACAATTGGTAAAGAGCCATAGCATCTAAGGCCTTCGGctcataatttaaatttactgttcaaaatattatacaaaattaaataaagtaattttaaattaaatattttgatattgcctttaaaattacaatgcaaataattatcaaattaaatattgaataggaaaaatcgaaaaataatattgaaaattatttaacaaatatcgtaaattcagaaaatatcgataaaatatcgaaaaactctgaaatattaaaatcggCATTCAAATCACAAAATAATTACAcgataaatattgaaaattgcTACAAAGAAATATcgacaaatatttaaagttttttatcaataaatatcgaaaaatatcaaagaaatttttttttaatatttaaaatcagcttaaaattcataatttattgatttttattgatcaaatatcacaaaaatacccaacaaaaattaaaacttaaagcttcaaaaatatattttatatattttcgatatttctCGACCATCGCTAGACCTGGCCACCATCACCACTGCAGTCTTTTTTGTGCAACTTTAGTGCCAAGAGCTGGGCAAAGTTTGCTTCGCTTCAATTGAACGCTGTTGAAATTCCTTAAGGGGAATCCTTTgccaaaccaaaaaagaaaaaaaaatcgagaGGGGGTAGGAGGGGGTATATAGTAAGTGTGGCCTGGTGGTCCTTCCACTCGTAATTGCAAAGGACTTGCAGCAGACAAATTAAGTTCGCAGGCAGAAAGTAAAAGTAGGAGCACCAAGGACCACAGGCAGATCAAAGAAAGGGTGAACATTGAGGGAAATGTTATaggaaatttaatgaaaaatatttaagaaaaattgtaaattatgtaaataatattttgtattgtttattatattttaaaaaatattttatttttaaaaaattaagcaattatCAAGGGActatataataatttactttaaaaatatattttttaagaggtttCCCCTGCATTATTTTTGcttgtatttaataattattttatatatttaatagtaattatattatatttataatacagaaaatatttaatattatatatttatcctTTGGTTACTATTTCCAGATGTATGCCATAACCCGTCAGGCGAATCTACTGAGCCGCCTGGGCGATCTGGAGTGTCTGATCCTGCTGGTGTCCTGCATTTGCCATGACTTGGATCATCCCGGCTATAACAATATATATCAGATTAATGCTCGCACTGAGCTGGCACTCAGGTgggtgttttcttttttccccccttgaggggtatttttaattgcaaaactGCGAAGGAGTcgtatattcttgatcagcatcaacaggcgaatcATTGTAGCAATTTCtggaagaaaataaatttttgaaatttttttcaagattttataagaaatttaagaacatttaagaaaaaatcttgattttttttatttaaaaatttagtatgcagattcaTTAACTGCATAAAAACTAAGACAAACccgttttccgaattgaatttaatgcttttttggcttagttatgcattttttaaatttagatttttttccaaaaataataaaaaaaaattaaacactttcaaaattaaaacaaaattgattatgtatatttttttttttttatattttaaaaaatattttgaaaatcattatttatctatttaaaattatttaatattatcaaaatattttatttaatattatttaaatatttaattaaatatgaacacaatatttaatattttattattaattttatatattaattatcttttttaaattcgGCGAACTTCCAGGGTATTCGAAATTCAGCTTCCCAAAGTTACCTTTCTtgctagttttttgttttatatttataataattttaataatttgattaTCAACTTTTCACAGATACAATGACATCTCGCCGCTGGAGAACCATCACTGTTCGATAGCCTTCCGCCTGCTGGAGCATCCCGAATGCAATATATTCAAGAACTTTAGCCGCGATACCTTCAAGTGAGttaaatttttatgatttatttaatatatgaaattattatatacGATTATAGACTATATAAGAAAGAGACCCTGACCCTATCCCCGATTTAagcttatattatatatggtatgtgagtgtgtgtgcagtTTCTGGGGCAATTTTAGTGGCTCCTGGTGGGTCGTCGCTCGTCGTCGTGGCTCAATTAATTGCCAATTGCCGGGCTTGGGCCACTTTATGCACCGCACGTACAAAATGGCGTTGCAATAAACGCTCGCCCCATTGCCGTGGTAATTAACAGCTATAGCTACCAGCTGTAACGCCCACCTTGCACCGCCCACATttgcccaccaccaccacccacccactTGACCCAGTCCCCGAAAAACAAAAGGAGCAAAATAAGTGCAATCCTTGCCAAGGCACGACTGTGAAATCTATTGATTTGCTATTTAAAAAGAGAAATTCCCAGGCATTAATAAGGCGAGAAGAAAACTGTGGAGACTGCGTAAATACCTcgcaatttaaaaaacatatacTACTTCCAACAAATATCCCTTCGAGGGTATTCCTCGCGCATAAGCAGAAAagttgaaacaaaaaaaaaagccaagttAAACCTTGAAGCTGGAATGAATGTCTTGGGTGTTGCTCCTGTTTCCTTCTTATGCTTTTCTTTGGGGGTTTTTCCCcagttctcttttttttctgagtTTTTCCACTGATTTTCTTCGGGTTTTTCCCGCGCTGCCAGTGGTTGGTTTGCGAATGAAGATTAAGCTGTAATTGGCCAGGACACGACATAATCCCGGCGTTTCAGCCAGGACCTTTTGGCCTCACCTTTACCTTTGTTCGAGTGCAATTGAATGCCGTCGAACAATTACCGCAGAACAATCGATGTTacaagtaattaaattaaatcgaaaCCGATTCACTAGCTACTTAATTGACGAAagggaatatttataaacaaacagaGAGCAGAGGGGGTTTTTTtgtagttaaaaaaatatatatatggaggTTTATTAAAGGTTTTTTGGCAAAGggaaatattgcaaaattataattaaaattaaaagcttcGAAAATATTAGTACAgccaaaaaaatgaatttaccacttaaaataaattaagataaatatacaaattgaagatatatacaaaaaaaatatatttaaaataattataattaaaattaaaagctttaaaagtattttcaaagccaaaattaataaataaacaaattaaaatgaagtaagataattaaaaagatttaagatcttaaaaaaattcattttataaaataaatttaaagatgtTTACAggaaaaataactaaaaacacattaaaaataaaataacttatgtattttattacaattaaggcttaattgaattttaaaacttaaaaaaacttgctaaaaatctataaacataaatagattaacaaattaaaataaattaagataaatattaagatttaagatcttaaagaaataatttttacaaaataaatctataaacaaaaaatctataaaaaaaaacaataggaaacatttttttaagtaaaattgaaagcttaaaaatatttttacagctaaaataaattaattattaaactaaaataaattaaaataaatataaagtttcAAGATCTTGAAGAtattcctttttaaaaatacatttaaagctGTTTCCagtaacaataattaaaaactcattgaaccctaatttatttaacCCCAACTAagccttaatttaattttaaaaattataaaaaatctaataaaactTAGCAAACaagttttcttgttttttttttttaatcttttgcCACAGATTACGCGTTTATATAATAAAGCTATTTTGATGGCTTAGCGTAGCTTTTTCCGCGCTTAACTTGACCCCCAACTCCACGAGCATTTTCCGCCTTTTTCCCGAGGTTTTccaaggtttattttttttttatttcattttatttttttcctgcaCACTCATTGCATGCATTTTATATTGGAAAATATTCCGCAAACACTAATTAAGTGGATTAGCCAGCGAAATGCTTTCTCTCCATCCTTTTAGCCATGACTTTGAGGGGGGTGGGGagagggaaatggaaaatgggagACACAGCGGGGTGGGTGATGAGCATCACAAGGAACGCAATCAGTGGAGAAGAGAGTTGGCATTTTCCACCTCCTCATTTTCCATAGACCCCCCCAAACACTGTCATTTTCCTTGGCAAGTTTTTGGCGTGCATAAACTATTGGGGGATACTTTTGGGAGTTTTTGATGGCAAAACTTGTCGGCATATGCCAGGCATCATCATCAGTGGGGGAGTGTAGAAGAAAATGCTAAGGAAAATGTAGAGGAAAATGCTAAGAAAGCTAGGAAAGCTAAGGCAAATGTTAAGGAAAATAGTAAGGATAAAGCCAAGGCTGAAACTGAGGAAAATGCTAAGGAAAACTGCTTGGGAAAATAGCTAAGGGAAAATTCAAGAGAAGGGAGGGGGGGagggtggtgtgtgtgtcagTGCCAACAATCTGCAAACAGTTGTCATTGCAATTATTAAgcattatgtttatgttgtCTTCAGGCAGCCCAGACAGGCCTGGCATTTTGCAATTTCCCAATTTCCCATTTGTCTTTTGTAATTATTTCCAAAACTAAATAAGCAACTATTGTTACATCATTTTGGCTTGGTAATGCTTGGAATAATAGCCTCTAAGTCTTAGTTATTATGTCTTGGTTAAAAGGGGgaaattttaaggaaattctAGAGAAAATTGCAGCGAAAAATAGTtgcaaatttaaacaaaaaattaactttttatataaaaaatatagtaaattattttatatttttatatatatttttttatttattaaatgtaaaataaataataatacaaaatataaaaataataataatgatatttggagataaatataaaataataaataattattttaatttaatttaaataatatttgtacattaattttaattttttggaataaataaaattaaattaaagtaacaCTTGTCATTTTCCGCCTTGTGAAATGCAGAGCAGCTGCCTGAACACCTGCCCCTTCAACCCACACACCTCTCCCTTCACCCCAAACACCTTTCCCACCCTCCCACTCTCCTTCCCCTTCCCTTGACACACAGATTTTCCACCCTATTTCCCTTCAACTATtcttttattcatttttttctccttgtttttttttttgtgcctgccttttgattttttctgttgcatactttttggggGCAATCTCTTCAATATTTCGGCAATATTTGATGTGTCTgtatgttgtgtgtgtgtgtgtgtggggggggggggggaaggGAGCAAGGGGGCGTGGCCATAACCCCGTTAGGTGGggttgcattttatttgattgCGGCCAACCGCCAATTTCAGgacaaaccaaaacaaatatgCTGCACTTCTAGGGGGGATTTTTCCaaggaaaatagaaaaaaacaataacaaataaataggaaCTACAAAACCAATAtgaaaatacagaaaatacaaataaaaaaaaaaacagaaaataaaagaaaatagagaGAAATAAAGATACTATAGCgcaagaaatattaaatacagtTGGTTTTGCATAGctaaagttatttttattatttttacttatataattatatatatacatttaacatagaatttttttaatattttttaaggattccttttcaaaatttttcatataaatattaatatttaatattaataataattaatatttattttataacaatttttttatgtatttatcaaattgttataataatagttattattattattaatattagttaataataattaatataaaattaattattgttatttaataattaatatttttacaacaattttttttttataaaaacgcAATAATTAGACATTAagattaattcattttaatcaaaattaattaattataactaacaaatttattaaaaataattaacatttttacaacaatttatttatttataaacaaaaaaaaaacaatatttaaaccTCGAAAAAAGATCACCAAATGCGACACTTGTCGGCGGGATTCATGCGGCTCCCCGCTTTGCACTGAAAGGCCTCAACGAACTCGGGCAGATTGCCCAGGACATTGTTGACCCTCTCGGCGTGTCCtgcgtgctgctgctgctgctgctgctgaggcgTGGTCCCACCTTTCGTCCCCGTTGCCGCCACTCCACACCAATTCTGGGCAAAGGCCACAAAGAAACTCCGCAGATTCTCCTGCTGGccagcctcctcctccttctccttgctcCCTCTCTTCGCCAGATGAGTGTCCAATGCCAACCGTAGACCCTCGCTATCCGCTATATTCTCGTTGACCGTCAAGGTGGCATTGCTGTAACGATTGCCCAGGTAACAGATGGCCCTCAAGCCAAACCTGATGATGGCTCTGGCCGGCCACTGGCCATTGGCCAGCTGCCCTCCAGCATCGTAGTTAATGCCATCATAGTCAAAGGCATGAACCATCTCATGGGCCATAATATAACCCAAACCGGCGGAGAAACGAGCCTGGAAATGCTCTAAATCCTGGCTGcactcctgctgctgcagcagcgtGGAGACCATCAGCCCCAGCGGCAACTCGATGCGATTCAGTTTGAGGCGATAGTAGGCATTCACGGCCAGAGGAtctgcaggagcagcaaccACAGGTTCACCAAAGACCTGCCGGAACTCGATCCGAGCCTGGTTGAGGGACAATTGCATCAGGGTTTCATCCCAAGTGGTGGTATTGGTGGGTaaacctcctcctcctccgccctCTTGTAGCCTAGGTGTTACAAGCCTCATGGCTCTTAGCTTCTCCCTGGCCAATTGACGGGTTTTTTGATCCTGTTCAAACACCTCGGTGGCATTCAAAGCCAACTCAAATTGCTGTTTGAGATCCCTAAACATCAAGGTTATCCTCTGGACAGCTGTATCATATTCCTCGCGATAATTTTCACCCAAAACCAATTCCATTTGTAGTCTACCCAAGGCACCGGGCATCAAGCGACGCAACTGCTGAATGCAATGATCCCGCTGGGAGCTCAAATTCTCATCGTCATGCATCCGCAGCTCAAAGTGAGCTGGAAGCTGGAGTAGCAGCCAAGTAGACAGGATCAAGGGATCTATTCTATTCGAATTTAAGATCCTCTGAAGACCTATTAAGTACTCCTTATCGGCCACAATCAGCAGACTAGATTCATCCCAATCCAAACCTTGAAGCAGGATTCCAAAGTAACGTTTAAGTTGGAGTTGAGGCACTTGCTGATCCCATTCCCTCAAGACTTGAGGCTCTCGTAGGACCAGTGTTTGCTCCACATCCTTGGGCAATAGATGTCGCAGACTCTGTTCGAATTCAATAAGACGTTCGGCCAGAAGGGCTGCCCTTCGCACTCGTAGACCCATTTCGATGAGCAGGATTTTGAGATAACGCTGGTAGAGGAACTCACTCATGGTGTCCTCGCCCAAGAGATCAAAGCGGGGTGGTAGGAGGTAGAAGATTCTTTGCTCTGCCGACTGCCAGTTGTCCTGGACGAGGAGACGCCAAAGGCCCTGGGCACCATGCTGACGGAGGGCGGCATTGGCCAGGACCCAGTCGAaggagggggaggaggaggatgttgacgaggaggaggagaaggctGACGTCGATGACcttgaggaggaggagtagtcCGAGGCTGATCTCGAAGATGAGGAGTACCCATTTCCCATCTCAGAGGCCGAAGAATTCCTCTCCAGCAATGGAAAATTAGCTCCACTCCTGGCCATTGCCTCGGTGTAAGAGCTTAGGGTTTGACCAGCCGCCAAACAGCTTCTGTAGTAGTTACCCAAATGAGGTCTAGATCCCTCCATAGCATCTCCTTTCTCAAAATAACGAATCAACTTGAGCTTTAGGTTGGCCTTCCACTGGGAGTGCTTGTCATGGGCACCCAAATTCCTTTggaaaacatttgcataccaaTTGCCGCAGGCATGCTGATAGAAATTCTCACACGGTGACTCCTCCGTATCCATGTCCTGCTCCTGAAGCTGCCGACAGTCCTGGGTATTCACAGGCATCCCCAAGAGTGCCGTTAGGAGTAGAGGAATGATCGTGGCGTTGAGGAGCTCCATAGCATCggctttgctttttgtttaccaaCTGAATCGCACTCTCTCTGTGTCCAAGTTCCAAGTTCTAATCCGCATCCAAGTCGGGGGGCTTTGGTTCGATGCTGATAAGCTGCTGGGAATGATAACCGTGCCTGACATTTACTGGGGTCaagtgggttttttttagCGAGAGTTGGTTTAAGAATTTCTgggaattaattataaaaaaaaaacattatatattattaggTCTTGAAAGGAATATTTTCTTTCgcatatggctaaatcgactcgcctgttgttgctgatcaAAAGCTTGCCAAGCCGtcaaggagtcatttccgaccccataaaccatatatattcttgatcagcgttagcaggcgaatctttctagacattcCCAGAAGAAactaaaaattttcaaaattttttaaaattttataaggggttacatcattaaaattttggaaattttgcaaaaattgaaattgaaaataacctTAAACTTGGTATGCAGACTTATTAACTatgtaaaaactaaagcaAAACCGCTTTCAGAATagaatttaaagcatttttggcTAAGTAATggattttttaagttttgaaTATTTCctacttataaaaaaaaaattataggtaaatatctaaattaaatttttaaaaattgtccGCTTCCCGAAATtagttttctttcttgttttagttaattaaatatttaaattaattttaatataactttttttattttttaaatatttttatacattttttgagtttatatttcttctaaaataattattaaaacattttttaatatttgattatttattagataaatatttaaattggttttttaCATAGTATTTCTtgttaaaacatttttaaacagattttaacttgtatattttgtcaggaaaatattaatacaagctaatattaattatttttgattcgaaaagtattttaataggtttgaatataatatttcttgttagaaaaatatttatacagatataaaaattatatttcttttaagctaaatatttaaaaagggttacaaattatatttcttgtaggataaatattaaaatggtatttttaatatatatatatatattgctaaatactttttttaaggtttaaatattttattttatgttaattaaatattcaagtcaatgtaaatataatatttttagttatataaatatttaaatatgttttaatacTATATTTCttgttagaaaaatattttgaccgttttaaatatatatatacaaaatatttgtaattcgaaaactttaatttccactcaatgaaatgaaatgaaataaaaatcaagaaacGTGCTCGCTGCCTGAGCGCGTCGCAAGGCCAAATCGTTAAGATGAAACCCGAGATAGAAGCCCCCTCCCCCTCCCTCACACCCAGATTCCTGGCTACCGTTAAATCACAGAGCCCACGCGTAATCAATTAATCATCTCAgactcgctctctctctctctccctctatcCCTCTCTATCATACACTCACAACCAAATTAGCCGGCCACCTTCAATGATTTGCCCttcacacagacacacacacaaagataTAGCCagtgcactgaaagaaatagCAAACAAAATCTAAATCAAAtgccagaaaatattttattcatacaCGAAATTCTATAggtaaatcgatattttaacattaatttaCTTATTCTTTTTAATAAGTATTGTAGTTATTTACAATTCTAGATATAGActtaaatatacaatattatatttacaattaatattgttttttatatcaaGATTTCAATTAAGTTcgatttttttctatatttaaaatttgaattttaaaaatcgataaaccattatatagatattttacagatatatttattttatatatttatataaatttcaatttaaattttgtttttaatttaaaatttctcaCTGTGTATTGCCATTGTATCTCCTGAGCAAAAAGCTCGCTGCGATTGCCTTTTTAGTAAAGTTGAGAGTCAAGTTTACACAGGAGATAAAAAGTCACAACGCTGAGCAAATGAGCGAATGTGCAAGGGGTGGGAGGGGGAGGCAGCGGCTTATCTCTGCTTTGTGATTAGCTTTTCAATTGATTAAAGTTCGATAATGCTCGGGGAAATCAAAGAGCCTTAAGGTCTTTGAGTTTTATTAATTCACATAAAATCGAAACCAAAGAAAAACCTAAAGCCAAGTTTgggttttcatttaaaaacaaaatatatattaaatatatattatcttttctaaatttattttaaaaattaaatatatattatatattttctttaatttattttgaaacaaaataaatattatatttattttaaaacaaacaaaaacaattaaattattattattaatattatttatttaagtttaatttaatttgcatttattttaaaacaaattatttattttatatatacctatatattatatatattaaatatattttcttgaatttcTTTTCCCCTCCCTCCCCCACAAACCTCAGCCTTGGCTTAAAGTTTTCCCCTCATTTAGTTATTTGGTTAAGTCTCAAAGTCCCATTGCAATTACGAGGCTAACATGCATTTACAAATTGTGCAGGGAAAATTGACGGTGGGGTTTTCTCACAAGTTTTCCTCTCAATCGCCTAATTGCgattttctcaaattgtttataaGCAAAACTATCaatatataaacacaaatgTTTGCTCAAGTTCTGA
It encodes:
- the Nep6 gene encoding endothelin-converting enzyme 2, with product MELLNATIIPLLLTALLGMPVNTQDCRQLQEQDMDTEESPCENFYQHACGNWYANVFQRNLGAHDKHSQWKANLKLKLIRYFEKGDAMEGSRPHLGNYYRSCLAAGQTLSSYTEAMARSGANFPLLERNSSASEMGNGYSSSSRSASDYSSSSRSSTSAFSSSSSTSSSSPSFDWVLANAALRQHGAQGLWRLLVQDNWQSAEQRIFYLLPPRFDLLGEDTMSEFLYQRYLKILLIEMGLRVRRAALLAERLIEFEQSLRHLLPKDVEQTLVLREPQVLREWDQQVPQLQLKRYFGILLQGLDWDESSLLIVADKEYLIGLQRILNSNRIDPLILSTWLLLQLPAHFELRMHDDENLSSQRDHCIQQLRRLMPGALGRLQMELVLGENYREEYDTAVQRITLMFRDLKQQFELALNATEVFEQDQKTRQLAREKLRAMRLVTPRLQEGGGGGGLPTNTTTWDETLMQLSLNQARIEFRQVFGEPVVAAPADPLAVNAYYRLKLNRIELPLGLMVSTLLQQQECSQDLEHFQARFSAGLGYIMAHEMVHAFDYDGINYDAGGQLANGQWPARAIIRFGLRAICYLGNRYSNATLTVNENIADSEGLRLALDTHLAKRGSKEKEEEAGQQENLRSFFVAFAQNWCGVAATGTKGGTTPQQQQQQQHAGHAERVNNVLGNLPEFVEAFQCKAGSRMNPADKCRIW